In the Pedobacter cryoconitis genome, GGAAGATTCCCACTTATCCAATGATTCTTTATTGACTAAAGAAGAAATCGCTGAACATATCGCCTCAAATCATGGTTTTTTATCTTTAGATTATATATTCGAAAATGATTTCAAGTTGCCGATAAAAGAAAAGGAACCTGAGTTTTATGAAAAGATAAAAGACATGAACCTGGAAGAGTTTGTGGACGCAATGATGGAATTAAGAGAGCGTCTTGATCCTTTTCAATTGCTGAAGGCTGAATATGCCGAAGCTGAAAAATCAATCTCCAGGAAGAAATCCGTTTATTGGAAGGAAATGTTGGGCGTCTTGAGTTTTGCCTTGAATTATCCGGCAAAGTATCTCTCCGCAGAAGATATGCAGCGTTTACATAAATCTCTGACCCCATTAATTTCTATCGTAATCGCTTATATTCCTCAAAGTTCGAGTGAAGAAATGTTAGCGATGTATGAGGCAGGTGTGCTGGAACTTATTCCGGTAGGGGACGATAGTCACATTGAAGCGATGGATGAGGGTGGTGCAACCTACCATTATACTGATGAGGCCGGAAAGGAACAATCCGTATATTTTAATACTTATGTAGATTGTGTAGGTCAGCCTCACCTGGCTTTTGAAGATTTTCCTTTTAAAAGTTTAGTAAGCGGAAGAACTGTGAGCCCGGCCAAGCTTAAATTCCGTTCTGCAGAAGAAGGTCAAAAGGCATTAGCGCATGGTAAAGAAGTAACAGTGGATCAAAATGAAGACTATTATTTGAAAGTTTCAGGAATTGCAATTAATGATCATTTTCAGGTAGTTGATTCCTATGGAGCGTTGAATGATCGTATTTATATCATGGCGGTACCTTATATTGGTGGTTACAATCCTGACTATTCTGGTCTGGATTTCAGTGAAGCGGCATCTGCTGCAATTATCAAACAATTATTAGCATAAAATGAACGAAGAAATATCAGGAGAACTTAAATTATACATGATTTTATTAGGCTCGAAAGCCCCCAAAAGGAATGTCGAGCAGCACGATTTCTTTTTTGGTATCGCACGTAACTTGAAGGAACTGGTTCCTTCCATTCGCTCTTTTTGGCCAGAAGCAGGTAATAGTATTCATTTAGATGGCTGGCGCGAGATAACGATGGTAGATGGCTATCAGGTTAAGGTTGTTTTAAAAGAGGAAGCCCCTTTACCGTCATCGCCTTTACTTTCACCGAAAAAGCTCTTCTTTATTAACCTTGGCGGGTATCAGCCTGATATTCTGGAAGAACAGCATTATACGGTTTTGAGTGTGCACGAAGAACGTACACAGGCCATTCAGGAGGCAAAGAAAACTGTATTTTTTAAAAATAATAAAGTTAAAGGTGCGGGGTCCCATATTGATGAAAAATACGGGATAGATGTAGATGATATTTATAGAATCGAGGATATCCTTGCTGATGAATTTAAAGACCATTATCATTTATTGATTACCCCTTCATCAGGACAGGAAAAAGATATCATCAATTTAGGTTATCTGAAACTTGATAAGATCAAATGATAGCCGATGAAAAATTAGCGGATTGGGTAGCATCAAAGCATGCCGGACAACTTATAAAACGTACCGGAAAACCATACTTTGATCATTTGCTGGCTGTTGCTGAAATGGCAGCACCAGTCGTTGCCCTTGGCTATGAAACTGGTCTTTGTCATGATTTGCTGGAAGATACAAATACGAATGAAGAAGAGCTGATAGCGGCTTTGATTAGCTTTGGTTATACGGTTTCCAACGCTAATAAAATCGCATTTAATGTGACTGAACTTACCGATGTTTTTACAAAAACTGCTTATCCAAGGTTGACTAAGCTGGAACGAAAAGCACGGGAAGCCGAACGTTTGATGAAAATTAGTCCAATTGCCCAGACCGTTAAATATTGCGATCTGATTTATAATATTGATTGGGTTTTAAAGTTTGATCAAAAGCATGCGCAAGCGTATTTAATCAAAAAGAAGTTATTATTGACTGCTATGGTTAAAGGAGATGAGGGGTTGCGACAGCTTGCGCTGCACGCAATTGACAATGGCTTAAAGGCATATTTGTTTTTTAAACCGGAAAAATAAAGCTGATTTACTCCTGTATATTTTGAAATATCTATGGTATGTTTGGATATTGATTTACCTGATAATAATCCAATCCAGTTAATGAAAAAGTATTTTACTGTATTTTTTGCCTTTATTTTATTTCAAGCCCAAGCTCAATCCGTAAGTAATTATCTGGAAAAAATCAGGAATAATCCATCAAAGCTTACTGCTTTCTTTTCGCAAATGCCTAAGGGAGGCGATCTTCATCACCATTATAGTGGCTCTGTTTATGCAGAAAGTTTTATCGATTATATTGTTAAAAATAATTACTTCATCAACAGGGAAACACTGGCAATAGCCGAAAAGAAACCAGCAGAAGATAAAGAATGGAGCAAGCTAGGTTCCCTGAAAAAAGAAGGCCAGCTGGATGACTATAAATTCAGGCTATTAAAGAAATGGTCTGTTAAAGATTATAATAATGTTAGCATTCCTTCTGATAAGCAATTCTTTGAAACCTTTCCTAGTTTTGATGTTGCAAGTGAAAAAAATATCGATTCTGGATTACTGGAAATAAAAAACAGAGCAGTCAAAGAACATGTAAGCTATATAGAAACCATGCTTGGCTCTATTAAATGTGCCCCTATCAATGACCTGAGCTTACAATTTGATCCGAAATTTCATACTGTACTGCAGCAAAAAGATGAGCAGTATTGCCAGGCGTTACTCGATACACTTTATGGTAAGCTCATGGAAAAAAACATCTTTTCCTGTGCAGATAACTTCAGTGAAAATACCATTAACAAATTACATCATGCGATGCATTTGGATGATGATTCATTTATTATGCGTTACCAGACTTATACGGTAAGAACTTTAGAAGCCAGCGAGGTTTTCAAAAGGTTGCTCTTAGCTTTTGATGCAGCCAGTAAAAACCCGCTTATAGTTGGTGTAAACATCCTTTCTCCAGAAAATAATGAGGTAGCTATGCGTGATTATTGGTTGCATATGCAAATGTTCAGGTACTGCCATAAAAAATATCCTTCGGTTAAATATACAATGCATGCGGGTGAACTTACGCTTGGACTGGTAAAACCTGAAGAATTAACCTGGCACATTAGTTCAGCTGTTTATGATGCAGGCGCTTCGCGTATTGGACATGGTGTAGATATTCCTTATGAAGCAAATAGCTATGCATTGATGAATTATATGAAAGAGAAGGGGATCGCGGTAGAAATAAACCTGTTCAGTAATGAATTTATTTTGAAAGTGAAGGGTGACCGTCATCCGGTAACACTTTATAAAGAATTTAATGTACCCATTGTGATTAGCTCAGATGATGCGGGAGTGCTGAGGACCAATCTGACTGAACAATATGTTTTACTGGCCAGCAGATATCCTGAATTTACTTATAATGATATTAAAAAGATCATTTATAACAGTATAAATTATTCTTTTATTAAGGAGCCAGCAGTCAAGACGAAATTGCTTGCGAAGCTCGACCGTGATTTCACAGCGTTTGAAAAACTCATTATAAATACTCCGCAGAAGAAAAATTAAACAAAATTTCAATGATGGTCAAGATATTAAAGGCAGGGCTTCTTCTGTTTTGTGCAGTAGCTGCAGGATGTAGTAAAAATAATAGTTCATTACCAGACAGTCCGGTTAATCCTGTTGTAGTTACCGGTAAAAAGGGTGCTGATTTCAATGTGAATAATCAGAATGGCACATGGTATGGAAATGTGATTAACCTGCAAAGCCATTGGTATTATACCTGGGGTACAGATCTTCCACTGCAGTCCGCACCGCAAAATTGTGAATTTGTACCAATGTTCTGGGGCAGATCAAACGTGAGTGATTCGAATATTGCCTATGCTAAACAGCTTGGAGTACAAGGGAAAGCAAAATTTATCCTTGGATTTAATGAGCCTGATTTAGGCGATCAGTCAAATATGACCGTACAGGAGGCACTTGCTGCGTGGCCCAAACTTGAGTCCATAGGCTTGCCCTTAGGTAGCCCTGCAACGGCCTGGCCAACCAGACAGTGGATGTACGATTTCCTGGATCAGGCAATTGCGCAAAATAGACGTGTTGATTTTATCTGTGTACATATGTATGTAGGGACAGATGATGTTGCCTTTGTCAAAGTTTTACAGGAGCTGCATGATAAGTATAAAAAGCCGATCTGGATCACTGAATTTGCAACTGTTGCAAATAATGCAACGACTATGGCACAGAATCCATATACGCCGGAAATGGTGCTGGGCTTTATGCAAAGATTATTGCCCAAACTTGAAGCGCTTGATTTTGTACAGCGGTATAGCTGGTTTTCTGGTTCACCGACCAGTGCAAGGCTATGGTCTTCTGCCCTTGTAGATGGGAATGGTAATTTGACGGAGCTCGGAAAATGGTATGCTGCTTATAAGCCGAATACAGGGATTAAAAAGTAGTTTATCCCGATCTGTTAAGACCAGGATAAACTACTTTGCCAGAGTAAACTACTTCGCATTAATTAATGCTAAATTTTAATGCCAGAACCTGCTTGAAGTATTGTGACGTCTGTATTTTTTGATAGCCGCAAAATTAGCTTTTAATAGTTTGTTTTTCGATGATGGGTTTGC is a window encoding:
- a CDS encoding DUF1543 domain-containing protein, producing MNEEISGELKLYMILLGSKAPKRNVEQHDFFFGIARNLKELVPSIRSFWPEAGNSIHLDGWREITMVDGYQVKVVLKEEAPLPSSPLLSPKKLFFINLGGYQPDILEEQHYTVLSVHEERTQAIQEAKKTVFFKNNKVKGAGSHIDEKYGIDVDDIYRIEDILADEFKDHYHLLITPSSGQEKDIINLGYLKLDKIK
- a CDS encoding FAD/NAD(P)-binding protein, producing MENIKHIGILGGGPSGLFMFKRLIESGTTDLVIKIFERKNKLGAGMPYSSEGANDEHITNVSSNEIPLLVTSLADWIKSVPKDTLDKFHIDPLRFNEYKVLPRLLFGQYLTAQFELLKKMASKNGIDYQVYYKTEVTDITDVPAQKKIIVEINGKEQFEFDQVIICTGHKWPDKHEGKVPGFFDSPYPPVKLALKLDHPVAIKGSSLTAVDAIRTLARHNGTFDKDNNGNLSYQLLDHSPNFKLVLHTRNGMLPAVRFHLEDSHLSNDSLLTKEEIAEHIASNHGFLSLDYIFENDFKLPIKEKEPEFYEKIKDMNLEEFVDAMMELRERLDPFQLLKAEYAEAEKSISRKKSVYWKEMLGVLSFALNYPAKYLSAEDMQRLHKSLTPLISIVIAYIPQSSSEEMLAMYEAGVLELIPVGDDSHIEAMDEGGATYHYTDEAGKEQSVYFNTYVDCVGQPHLAFEDFPFKSLVSGRTVSPAKLKFRSAEEGQKALAHGKEVTVDQNEDYYLKVSGIAINDHFQVVDSYGALNDRIYIMAVPYIGGYNPDYSGLDFSEAASAAIIKQLLA
- a CDS encoding adenosine deaminase; its protein translation is MKKYFTVFFAFILFQAQAQSVSNYLEKIRNNPSKLTAFFSQMPKGGDLHHHYSGSVYAESFIDYIVKNNYFINRETLAIAEKKPAEDKEWSKLGSLKKEGQLDDYKFRLLKKWSVKDYNNVSIPSDKQFFETFPSFDVASEKNIDSGLLEIKNRAVKEHVSYIETMLGSIKCAPINDLSLQFDPKFHTVLQQKDEQYCQALLDTLYGKLMEKNIFSCADNFSENTINKLHHAMHLDDDSFIMRYQTYTVRTLEASEVFKRLLLAFDAASKNPLIVGVNILSPENNEVAMRDYWLHMQMFRYCHKKYPSVKYTMHAGELTLGLVKPEELTWHISSAVYDAGASRIGHGVDIPYEANSYALMNYMKEKGIAVEINLFSNEFILKVKGDRHPVTLYKEFNVPIVISSDDAGVLRTNLTEQYVLLASRYPEFTYNDIKKIIYNSINYSFIKEPAVKTKLLAKLDRDFTAFEKLIINTPQKKN
- a CDS encoding glycosyl hydrolase yields the protein MMVKILKAGLLLFCAVAAGCSKNNSSLPDSPVNPVVVTGKKGADFNVNNQNGTWYGNVINLQSHWYYTWGTDLPLQSAPQNCEFVPMFWGRSNVSDSNIAYAKQLGVQGKAKFILGFNEPDLGDQSNMTVQEALAAWPKLESIGLPLGSPATAWPTRQWMYDFLDQAIAQNRRVDFICVHMYVGTDDVAFVKVLQELHDKYKKPIWITEFATVANNATTMAQNPYTPEMVLGFMQRLLPKLEALDFVQRYSWFSGSPTSARLWSSALVDGNGNLTELGKWYAAYKPNTGIKK